In Leptospira ellinghausenii, the following proteins share a genomic window:
- a CDS encoding LTA synthase family protein, with the protein MLKLFFKPRFSDRIFLTYVGFGFLTLFLHRILFFYVYSYRLEKIDFLLIFKAFLIGFRFDLVTVSIVLIGFYLLSIWDYASKFRFYKNLWLVTPLILFPIGVLHLFADLLYFENANKHIGYEAIVFLGDLDVLVSSAFSEAPFKILSFLFFIGAYVYGIRFWFLKNKIGYQSNEPEPKRYSISKLVIWLLFFFIGLRGGPQESPLRASEAIISDDALINQIALNGIYTTINDFKSQTIPKHLKMSEAEMLSIVKEEVQFEGSEFVNDANFPLLRKLNEIPGKKPTNVVLVIQESWTGKFVWPMSDGIFLGKEVTPYYNQLAKKGHSFKRFYANGGRTSNALLSVLTSIPDRPGLTAIRTPQILSNFSALGNIFSELGYETSFITGDDLKFDSLATILPHFGFKTLIGKEDFRKEGKYQIGAWGYDDEHLYTKALETMDSYEKGNKPFVITILTMTTHYPYKVPDKKYEIFDSNVTDYDYLNTYHYSDAALEVFMKEMQKRKYFENTLFVFVGDHTHHRYLSYFEDRMVPFLLYAPKYIKPRLDDRISSQLDVLPTILGAIGKKTYFAGFGKNLLAPNVKSGSTYFAYGSACGWIDEEKILYQSVDGDTQFIFQMVPPYAEDPACNPNRTNCTKQTLKAKAFFNLSLELMNRNSIYPLEGSLRYSRK; encoded by the coding sequence ATGCTGAAGTTGTTTTTTAAACCTAGATTTTCAGACCGTATTTTTTTAACATATGTAGGCTTCGGATTTTTAACTCTTTTCCTTCATCGAATTCTATTTTTTTATGTATATTCCTACCGTTTAGAAAAAATCGATTTTCTCTTAATTTTCAAAGCATTCCTAATTGGCTTCCGCTTCGACCTTGTGACAGTCTCCATCGTGTTAATTGGATTTTATCTTTTATCGATTTGGGATTATGCTTCAAAGTTTAGGTTTTATAAAAATCTGTGGCTCGTAACACCTCTCATCCTTTTTCCAATTGGAGTATTACATCTTTTTGCTGATTTACTATATTTTGAAAATGCAAATAAACACATTGGTTATGAAGCCATTGTATTTTTGGGAGATTTAGATGTGTTGGTTTCTTCTGCCTTTTCGGAAGCTCCTTTCAAAATTTTATCTTTTCTATTCTTCATAGGTGCTTATGTATATGGAATTCGGTTTTGGTTTCTTAAGAACAAAATTGGTTACCAAAGCAATGAACCTGAACCGAAACGTTATTCAATTTCAAAGTTGGTCATTTGGCTATTATTCTTTTTTATAGGCTTACGTGGTGGTCCACAAGAATCACCTTTAAGAGCCAGTGAAGCTATCATTTCTGATGACGCTCTCATCAATCAAATTGCATTAAATGGAATTTATACCACTATTAATGATTTCAAAAGCCAAACCATTCCCAAACATCTCAAAATGAGTGAAGCAGAAATGCTTTCGATTGTGAAAGAGGAAGTTCAATTTGAAGGTTCTGAATTTGTGAATGATGCAAACTTTCCATTATTAAGAAAACTAAATGAAATTCCTGGGAAAAAACCAACCAATGTTGTATTAGTGATCCAAGAATCTTGGACTGGTAAATTTGTTTGGCCAATGTCGGATGGTATATTTTTAGGAAAGGAAGTCACACCGTATTACAATCAATTGGCGAAAAAAGGGCATAGTTTTAAACGTTTTTATGCCAATGGGGGACGAACAAGTAATGCGTTATTATCTGTCTTAACAAGTATACCCGACAGACCAGGACTAACAGCCATTCGTACACCACAAATTCTAAGTAACTTTTCTGCTTTAGGAAATATTTTCTCAGAATTAGGTTACGAAACTAGTTTTATCACTGGTGATGATTTGAAGTTTGATAGTTTGGCAACCATTTTACCCCATTTTGGATTTAAAACTTTAATCGGAAAAGAAGACTTCCGTAAAGAAGGAAAATACCAAATAGGTGCGTGGGGGTATGATGATGAACATCTTTATACCAAAGCATTGGAAACAATGGATTCATATGAAAAAGGGAACAAACCTTTTGTGATCACGATCCTTACCATGACAACCCATTATCCTTATAAAGTACCAGACAAAAAATATGAAATTTTTGATTCGAATGTTACAGACTATGATTATTTAAATACCTATCATTATTCTGATGCTGCCTTAGAAGTTTTTATGAAGGAAATGCAGAAACGAAAATACTTTGAGAATACCTTATTCGTATTTGTTGGCGACCATACCCACCATCGTTATCTATCTTATTTTGAGGATCGAATGGTGCCCTTCTTATTATATGCGCCTAAGTACATTAAACCAAGGTTAGACGATAGGATATCTTCCCAACTAGATGTATTACCGACAATATTAGGTGCCATTGGTAAAAAAACGTATTTTGCTGGATTTGGTAAAAATTTACTCGCACCCAATGTAAAATCAGGTAGCACTTATTTTGCTTATGGAAGTGCTTGTGGTTGGATCGATGAAGAAAAGATCCTTTACCAAAGTGTTGATGGAGACACACAATTTATATTCCAAATGGTGCCTCCTTATGCAGAAGATCCAGCTTGCAACCCAAACCGAACAAATTGTACGAAACAAACCTTAAAAGCAAAAGCCTTTTTTAATTTGTCCTTGGAGTTAATGAATCGGAATTCAATTTATCCATTGGAAGGTAGTTTACGGTACTCCAGGAAATGA
- a CDS encoding dual specificity protein phosphatase family protein, which produces MNSESAILFTQCLQNDFTSLLDKYDPLPNSLHIGYAEANRLLGEMVEDGPVFSLMDWAYESNPKQLKIIHIRDWHDPNAKSQEDHLIQFGYHCLKDTKGAEFVFQNWIESDPNRAEIINASGLNDFVGTNLESVLQPYKGKPLKVGITGVWTEAKVTFLCYDLKTRYPEFDIAVCSALTASSSLSMHFIALDQLKQILGVKVYSSIGAFTEFLTGEQPNLQKRISTNARISSDKLKLDPKYPISELDKQILLYLFRDCKDVEFKTLDGGFSGNVVLKSKSIDHLGHAQVPCVVKIGNRDLIAKERTSFERIQEVLGNNAPSIVDFCELNDRGAIKYRYAAMLDGNVRTFQKLYGLMPDGTGLDRIIDIVFGEQLGRLFEATSAEKLNLLEYYDFQSKYAKSVRNRVESLLGGPQQTDTISIFPGYEVTNPCSFYEKDLSSLKEYNAITHNTSYVHGDLNGANIIIDAQDNVWMIDFFHTHKGHILRDLLKLENDVLYIFCKIESESEWKEAIVLTNILHNQEDLGIPLSFDPPKELSNEKLRKAYRVIAKLRSYYPKLVKLDRDPYQMHVGALRYAMHTLSFDECNDWQKKWALYVGGQLINKIKSYIQKSKVLRIDYLKPIKNQNEIITKIGLTILPGRKDRGRVLLDDLKTIKEESITHILSLITEQEYNQYGVNELKTEIPKYGIEQKQISILDQKVPSMEQMKDIVNWMDTILSKDQKVLIHCVGGLGRSGTVASAYLIWKYKMDSESAIQKVRESRSERAVESHEQIRFLKEWENLYKD; this is translated from the coding sequence ATGAATTCAGAATCGGCAATTTTATTTACCCAATGTTTACAAAATGATTTCACTTCTCTTTTGGATAAATATGATCCACTTCCCAATTCATTACACATTGGGTATGCAGAAGCCAATCGATTATTAGGCGAAATGGTGGAAGACGGTCCTGTTTTTTCTCTCATGGACTGGGCATACGAATCAAATCCAAAACAATTAAAGATAATCCATATACGAGATTGGCATGACCCAAACGCCAAATCACAAGAGGACCATCTAATCCAGTTTGGATACCATTGTCTAAAAGATACAAAAGGAGCAGAATTTGTATTTCAAAATTGGATTGAATCTGATCCCAATCGCGCAGAGATCATCAATGCTTCTGGATTAAATGACTTTGTAGGTACGAATTTAGAATCCGTTTTACAACCTTATAAAGGGAAACCATTAAAAGTGGGGATCACAGGTGTTTGGACAGAAGCCAAAGTTACTTTTTTATGTTATGACTTAAAAACAAGATACCCAGAATTTGATATTGCAGTTTGTTCAGCGCTCACTGCTAGTTCCTCTTTATCAATGCATTTTATCGCTTTAGACCAACTTAAACAAATATTAGGTGTGAAAGTGTATTCATCTATTGGTGCGTTTACTGAATTTTTAACAGGTGAACAGCCAAATTTACAAAAACGAATTTCAACCAATGCAAGAATCTCAAGTGATAAACTAAAATTGGATCCTAAATATCCGATTTCAGAATTAGACAAACAAATCCTACTCTACCTATTCCGTGATTGTAAAGATGTTGAATTCAAAACTTTGGATGGTGGTTTTTCAGGCAATGTAGTTTTAAAATCCAAATCTATAGATCACTTAGGACATGCTCAAGTGCCTTGTGTTGTCAAAATTGGAAATCGTGATTTGATAGCAAAAGAAAGAACTTCCTTTGAAAGGATCCAAGAAGTTTTAGGAAATAATGCTCCTTCCATTGTTGATTTCTGCGAATTAAATGATCGTGGAGCAATCAAATACCGTTATGCTGCCATGTTAGATGGAAACGTAAGGACATTCCAAAAACTTTATGGATTGATGCCAGATGGCACCGGCCTTGATCGAATCATTGACATAGTATTTGGAGAACAACTTGGACGTTTGTTTGAAGCGACTTCCGCAGAAAAACTAAATTTACTCGAATATTATGATTTCCAATCTAAATATGCAAAATCAGTTCGAAATAGAGTAGAATCTCTATTAGGTGGTCCACAACAAACTGATACAATTTCAATCTTCCCAGGCTATGAAGTCACCAATCCATGTTCCTTTTATGAGAAGGACCTTTCATCACTTAAAGAATACAATGCAATCACTCATAATACTTCTTATGTACATGGTGACTTAAATGGAGCGAATATCATCATCGATGCCCAAGACAATGTTTGGATGATTGATTTTTTCCATACCCACAAAGGGCATATTCTCAGAGATTTATTAAAATTAGAAAACGATGTATTGTATATTTTTTGTAAAATAGAATCTGAATCTGAATGGAAAGAGGCGATTGTTCTTACCAATATTTTACATAACCAAGAAGATTTAGGAATTCCACTTTCCTTTGATCCACCAAAAGAACTTTCCAATGAAAAACTTCGGAAAGCCTACCGGGTGATTGCCAAACTAAGATCATATTATCCAAAACTTGTCAAACTAGACAGAGACCCATACCAAATGCATGTAGGTGCATTACGATATGCGATGCATACTCTCTCCTTCGATGAATGTAATGATTGGCAAAAAAAATGGGCTTTGTATGTGGGGGGACAACTCATCAATAAAATCAAATCATACATCCAAAAATCAAAGGTATTACGCATTGATTATTTAAAACCAATCAAGAATCAAAATGAAATCATTACCAAGATTGGTCTTACCATTTTACCAGGAAGAAAAGACCGAGGAAGAGTATTGTTAGATGATTTAAAAACCATAAAAGAAGAAAGTATCACACACATTCTCAGTCTCATTACAGAACAAGAATACAATCAATACGGAGTGAATGAGCTAAAAACTGAAATCCCAAAATATGGTATCGAACAGAAACAAATTTCAATCTTAGACCAAAAGGTTCCTAGTATGGAACAAATGAAGGATATCGTGAATTGGATGGATACGATTCTCTCCAAAGATCAAAAAGTGTTAATCCATTGTGTTGGTGGTCTTGGGCGTTCTGGAACCGTTGCGAGTGCTTATTTAATCTGGAAATATAAAATGGATTCTGAATCTGCGATCCAAAAAGTGAGAGAATCGAGAAGTGAACGTGCAGTAGAATCACACGAACAAATCCGATTCCTAAAAGAGTGGGAAAATTTGTATAAAGATTAA
- a CDS encoding lysophospholipid acyltransferase family protein, with protein MAKIPVVDNLIEKNLHGLSVHYGRLVMKVYLRITLLVFGKASPYLIRGLYHSISGNKEKRIKEFLEGTKIWAEDVKKITKTNVLVFNQFTVPEKGHMIFLNHVNEMDFPYDCYVIRKPFLANQVIKKAWFAYWWMTAMGSQVFDNSKAMSIAVSVKNLIEGLKTTSYIVYPEGKNTYSEEIQPLKKGMVKIAFDQKIPVFVAIKSGVTTYQEYQKGNVVGYLGLGIHHPNDFSSWEEFQNHLYQVMHSKKLELDGMLEVERNKLQTT; from the coding sequence ATGGCGAAAATTCCAGTTGTAGATAACTTAATTGAAAAAAACTTACACGGACTAAGCGTTCACTACGGGCGTTTGGTGATGAAAGTATACTTACGAATCACTCTGTTGGTATTCGGAAAAGCGAGTCCATACTTAATTCGTGGCCTGTATCATTCAATTTCAGGGAACAAAGAAAAGAGAATTAAGGAATTTTTAGAAGGCACTAAAATTTGGGCCGAAGATGTCAAAAAAATTACTAAAACAAACGTTTTAGTCTTCAATCAATTTACTGTTCCTGAAAAAGGACATATGATTTTTTTGAATCACGTGAACGAAATGGATTTTCCTTACGATTGTTATGTGATCAGAAAACCATTTTTAGCAAACCAAGTCATTAAAAAAGCATGGTTTGCCTACTGGTGGATGACTGCCATGGGTTCACAAGTATTTGATAACTCAAAAGCAATGTCGATTGCAGTCTCTGTTAAAAATCTAATCGAGGGATTAAAAACAACTTCCTATATCGTTTATCCAGAAGGGAAAAACACATATAGTGAGGAAATCCAACCATTAAAAAAGGGAATGGTGAAAATTGCTTTTGACCAAAAAATTCCAGTTTTTGTGGCAATAAAATCAGGTGTTACCACATACCAAGAATACCAAAAAGGAAATGTGGTAGGTTATTTAGGACTTGGCATCCATCATCCAAATGATTTTTCCAGCTGGGAAGAATTCCAAAACCATCTATATCAAGTAATGCATTCCAAAAAACTTGAGTTAGATGGAATGTTAGAAGTGGAACGAAATAAACTTCAGACTACTTAA
- a CDS encoding LIC11274 family protein: MKQSLLILMMSLVMQAPMFAESVSSKSYQKRIELLTYLRELEPIVKNFRGEDAEGKPTELNAPEGKEGFRMKKYLEAKRIYQEGLQYHFEGNFPSAYQRFLECQLGVEKITEELSQLYILRAEEMMKTAMERKNPNNPMDKALLDISIEYGKGSYFRQDVMDLPREAPYQRRMYDPKEAHYSYNKYDIEKNMELGYKHLGLAKEARANALKVEKNLEKHQKLQPSHRKYRIDLYFGAINLARDSKANAINIYKLKYPYDNYYLNNSQAKTEASKDETGATVEGQPVKIDGVTYDFSKNPYVKYDHRLQAMFDVRVPEEYRVDHADVRGRVYELDSNNMVFMKYDQERKKALNVPAKPAQGSTTTPQQ; the protein is encoded by the coding sequence ATGAAACAATCCCTTCTTATTCTCATGATGAGTCTCGTGATGCAAGCACCTATGTTTGCAGAATCAGTCTCTAGTAAATCCTATCAAAAACGTATCGAGCTTTTGACTTACCTCCGTGAGCTTGAGCCAATCGTCAAAAACTTTCGTGGTGAAGATGCGGAAGGAAAACCAACAGAGCTAAATGCTCCAGAAGGGAAGGAAGGCTTCCGTATGAAAAAATACTTAGAAGCCAAACGCATTTACCAAGAAGGGTTACAATACCATTTTGAAGGTAATTTCCCCTCTGCCTACCAAAGGTTCTTAGAATGCCAATTGGGAGTTGAAAAAATAACAGAAGAACTTTCCCAGTTGTACATCCTCCGTGCCGAAGAAATGATGAAAACGGCAATGGAACGCAAAAATCCAAACAACCCAATGGACAAGGCACTCCTTGATATTTCCATTGAGTATGGAAAAGGATCTTACTTCCGCCAAGACGTAATGGACCTTCCTCGGGAAGCACCTTACCAAAGAAGGATGTACGACCCAAAAGAAGCACATTATAGTTACAATAAGTACGACATTGAAAAAAATATGGAGCTTGGTTACAAACACTTAGGACTTGCTAAAGAAGCGAGAGCCAATGCTTTAAAGGTGGAAAAAAATCTTGAGAAACACCAGAAACTCCAACCTTCACACAGAAAGTATCGTATTGATTTGTATTTTGGTGCGATCAACTTGGCACGTGATTCGAAAGCCAATGCCATCAATATCTATAAATTAAAATACCCTTATGATAACTATTACCTCAATAACTCACAGGCAAAAACAGAAGCATCTAAAGATGAAACTGGTGCAACTGTGGAAGGCCAACCAGTTAAAATTGATGGAGTAACTTATGACTTTTCAAAAAACCCTTATGTTAAGTATGACCATAGACTCCAAGCAATGTTTGATGTAAGAGTGCCGGAAGAATACCGTGTGGACCATGCAGATGTAAGAGGACGTGTTTATGAATTGGACTCTAATAATATGGTGTTCATGAAATACGACCAAGAACGTAAAAAAGCTCTGAATGTGCCTGCGAAACCAGCCCAAGGAAGCACTACCACTCCGCAACAATAA
- a CDS encoding DUF2225 domain-containing protein, translating into MSQAAAQSKKVSFRAKESTACPICDENHQKEQMFQGGGRLIAGKLAQDLRRLYEKNRKFGRVSPLDYVMTVCPRCLYSSFPKDWNALNPADNEAIRMATDARRSYIEKILGPLDFTQDRQIVLGAASYLLGMDCYQLRGVSVAPTPKKAVCAIRAAWYFSDLHDEFPNLGYDKIRDLLYQKAAVIYGYTLELMQNGNEPVDQAAGMLGPDTDNNWGFDGVIYLNAFLTKKFKDQMAPKPEDQVLLLSRAKRTLARLYGSGKASKGKPGPIVEMTRELYDEYNAILEAMGGEK; encoded by the coding sequence ATGTCCCAAGCCGCCGCCCAGTCAAAAAAAGTATCTTTTCGTGCCAAAGAGTCTACAGCTTGTCCGATTTGTGATGAAAATCACCAAAAGGAGCAGATGTTCCAGGGGGGTGGACGACTCATCGCTGGGAAATTAGCCCAAGATTTACGCCGTTTGTATGAAAAAAATAGAAAATTTGGTCGTGTGAGTCCACTCGATTATGTCATGACCGTCTGTCCACGTTGTCTGTATTCTTCCTTTCCTAAAGATTGGAACGCACTGAACCCAGCAGACAACGAAGCCATTCGAATGGCAACTGACGCTCGCCGTAGTTATATCGAAAAAATCCTTGGGCCACTTGATTTTACTCAGGACCGCCAAATTGTGTTAGGTGCTGCTTCCTACTTACTCGGAATGGATTGTTACCAATTACGAGGTGTGAGTGTTGCCCCTACTCCTAAAAAAGCAGTTTGTGCTATACGGGCCGCTTGGTATTTTTCTGACTTACATGATGAATTCCCAAATTTAGGGTATGACAAAATCAGAGACCTACTCTACCAAAAAGCTGCAGTAATTTACGGATACACTTTAGAACTCATGCAGAATGGAAACGAACCTGTTGACCAAGCGGCAGGTATGCTTGGACCTGATACCGATAACAACTGGGGATTTGATGGTGTTATTTATCTAAATGCATTTCTAACAAAAAAATTCAAGGACCAAATGGCTCCCAAACCAGAAGACCAGGTTTTACTACTATCACGTGCCAAACGAACACTTGCTAGGTTGTATGGATCAGGAAAAGCAAGTAAAGGAAAACCAGGCCCAATTGTCGAAATGACACGCGAATTGTACGACGAATACAACGCTATCCTCGAAGCAATGGGAGGCGAGAAGTAA
- the truA gene encoding tRNA pseudouridine(38-40) synthase TruA translates to MPNYALLVEYDGTHFYGWQKQKDLPTVQFSIESALEIILRKNPASRLSVAGRTDTGVHALGMVCNFKTEFPIPNFHKLLVSLNALTPTGVSIKNVVEVPPEFHARFSCTGREYIYKLYYSKYESSFIQGRAFWVKHHIDWELVQKQLDVLVGEKDFRSLAKAKSMSGKRSIREILAINLEQLTPDWYQIRIRANGFMHNMVRITVGTLLDIGKGRWESRSIDSILEEKNRSRAGVTLPPDGLYFVRAYYEDHPEIHELYKIPLP, encoded by the coding sequence TTGCCCAATTACGCACTTCTTGTCGAATATGATGGCACTCATTTTTATGGGTGGCAAAAACAAAAAGACCTTCCTACGGTCCAGTTTTCGATCGAATCTGCACTTGAGATCATCTTAAGAAAAAACCCCGCTTCACGTCTGTCAGTTGCCGGTAGAACGGATACAGGTGTACACGCCCTAGGAATGGTTTGTAATTTTAAAACAGAATTTCCAATTCCCAATTTTCACAAATTATTAGTCTCACTCAATGCGTTAACACCAACTGGTGTTTCGATTAAAAATGTAGTCGAAGTTCCACCCGAATTCCATGCAAGGTTCAGTTGTACAGGAAGAGAGTATATTTATAAATTATACTATAGTAAATATGAAAGCAGTTTTATACAAGGCCGAGCGTTTTGGGTGAAACACCATATCGATTGGGAATTGGTTCAAAAACAATTAGATGTCTTAGTGGGAGAAAAAGATTTCCGATCCTTGGCAAAAGCAAAATCGATGTCGGGGAAACGATCCATCCGGGAGATTTTGGCCATCAATTTGGAACAATTGACTCCCGATTGGTACCAAATCCGGATCCGGGCCAATGGATTTATGCACAATATGGTGCGAATCACAGTTGGAACTTTACTAGACATCGGAAAGGGACGTTGGGAATCTAGATCCATAGACTCCATATTGGAAGAAAAGAACCGTTCGCGAGCTGGGGTCACTCTCCCGCCGGATGGACTCTATTTTGTCCGTGCGTATTACGAAGATCATCCGGAAATTCATGAATTGTACAAAATCCCTCTTCCTTAG
- a CDS encoding LIC11270 family surface protein, with translation MKSKFLHTCFLILLVSILMDCKTKLDLGDETKLPVISTLFNNRMLLLLKGTYATDNPLDWNELNNGTGDLYVDSQGEGLDPTMTLTSLPKAGNLPIFLDIGEVRISSKYLKGLNELTQIRDTVDSNKFWDYIAPNRQVFCTVTYSFDNNTCTESNGILKANDFFSGIGAQFPSNDPSSETLSWEQAYASGQPWLGREYYYAAIYFRSLVTGYALDAGIPVRGRFDNRTIVNGLNIVPRNNYVAGTTTAEKSNIVPKLFPALFTQLPTQSVQSDMRIRDGFDPYILEVRINLKENLMLHSYTSSRSTTVTYVGVSDIFADHKGEGDAGGNILTRARVIYPEVASSLTISGGGNSLLHYYGIFRFQETEYLNVLPLAATPAKQNAKIKYLNPGTYKVVCLGDLSKRDGYPDTVVRETAFTIPDYPFRQTYDIALSCP, from the coding sequence ATGAAATCTAAATTCCTACATACTTGTTTTTTGATTCTTTTGGTATCCATTCTGATGGACTGCAAAACCAAACTTGATTTAGGTGATGAAACCAAACTCCCAGTTATTTCAACTCTTTTCAATAATAGAATGTTACTGCTCCTAAAAGGTACGTATGCAACTGACAATCCACTCGATTGGAATGAATTGAATAACGGTACTGGTGATTTGTATGTTGATTCCCAAGGGGAAGGTCTCGACCCAACGATGACTTTAACAAGTTTACCAAAAGCTGGTAATTTACCCATCTTTTTGGACATAGGGGAAGTTAGAATTTCCAGTAAATACTTAAAAGGTTTAAATGAATTAACACAAATTAGAGATACAGTAGATTCAAATAAATTTTGGGATTACATTGCTCCTAACCGACAAGTTTTTTGTACCGTCACTTACTCATTTGATAACAATACCTGTACAGAAAGTAACGGTATTTTGAAAGCAAATGATTTTTTCAGTGGGATTGGTGCCCAATTCCCATCGAATGATCCCTCGTCTGAAACTCTTAGTTGGGAACAAGCATATGCATCTGGCCAACCTTGGTTAGGAAGAGAATACTACTATGCCGCTATTTATTTTAGATCACTAGTGACTGGTTATGCGTTAGATGCAGGTATACCAGTGAGAGGAAGATTTGATAATAGAACAATTGTGAATGGATTAAATATCGTTCCAAGAAATAATTACGTAGCTGGAACAACCACTGCAGAAAAAAGTAATATCGTACCAAAATTATTCCCCGCATTGTTCACTCAATTGCCAACGCAATCGGTTCAGTCTGATATGAGGATTCGTGATGGATTTGATCCCTACATTTTAGAAGTCAGAATCAACTTAAAAGAAAACTTGATGTTACATTCATACACCTCAAGTAGATCAACTACTGTCACGTACGTCGGTGTGAGTGATATTTTTGCTGATCACAAAGGTGAGGGTGATGCTGGTGGGAATATCTTAACTAGAGCAAGGGTCATTTACCCAGAGGTTGCTTCTAGTTTAACGATCAGCGGTGGAGGGAATTCTCTTTTACACTATTATGGGATTTTCCGTTTCCAAGAAACCGAATACCTCAATGTATTACCTCTAGCAGCAACTCCCGCAAAACAAAACGCAAAGATCAAATACTTAAATCCAGGAACTTACAAAGTTGTTTGTTTGGGAGATTTGTCAAAAAGAGACGGATATCCTGATACTGTTGTAAGAGAAACCGCTTTTACAATTCCTGATTATCCGTTCCGACAAACGTATGACATTGCTTTGTCCTGCCCTTAG